The Niastella koreensis GR20-10 genome includes a window with the following:
- the atpF gene encoding F0F1 ATP synthase subunit B has translation MELLTPGLGFFVWNLIAFLILLIILRKTAWKPILKSLKSRETGIAESLATAERVKAEMAQLKSENEALLAKAREERAQLLKEARDTKDRIINEAKEQAKIEANKIIADAGAAIQQQKMAALTDVKNQVGTLVIEVAEKVLRRELTDKSQQEKYIKQLAEEVKLN, from the coding sequence ATGGAATTACTTACCCCCGGATTAGGCTTTTTTGTGTGGAATCTTATTGCGTTTTTGATCCTGTTGATCATTTTAAGAAAGACTGCCTGGAAGCCTATTTTGAAATCGCTGAAATCGCGTGAAACCGGTATTGCCGAATCATTGGCTACTGCCGAAAGGGTAAAAGCTGAAATGGCGCAGTTGAAAAGTGAGAACGAAGCGCTGCTGGCCAAAGCCCGTGAAGAAAGAGCCCAGTTGCTGAAAGAGGCGCGTGATACAAAAGACCGTATTATTAACGAAGCCAAAGAACAGGCTAAAATAGAAGCTAACAAGATCATTGCTGATGCAGGTGCTGCCATTCAACAACAGAAAATGGCTGCTTTAACTGATGTGAAGAACCAGGTAGGTACGCTGGTAATTGAGGTAGCTGAAAAAGTGTTGCGTCGTGAACTGACCGACAAATCACAGCAGGAAAAGTACATCAAGCAACTGGCTGAAGAAGTAAAACTTAATTAG
- the atpH gene encoding ATP synthase F1 subunit delta — MPNPRLAARYAKSLIDLANERSQLEPVYQDMLFLQLLCKESREFLVLLRSPVVKADKKVAIVEAVTKGKISELTTIFNRLLINKGRESNLPEVITSFIDQYKQQKGIHTVKLTTAAPVTEEMKKLIIGQVQKQTNMTNIDLKASVNEELIGGFVLEIGDQLIDASVAYDLNKIKSQFMNNDFIYKIR; from the coding sequence ATGCCAAACCCTCGTTTAGCAGCGCGTTACGCAAAAAGTTTGATTGACCTGGCCAATGAACGGAGCCAATTGGAACCCGTGTATCAGGATATGCTGTTTTTGCAATTACTTTGCAAAGAAAGCCGTGAATTTTTAGTGCTGTTGCGTAGCCCGGTTGTAAAGGCCGATAAAAAAGTGGCTATTGTTGAAGCAGTTACCAAAGGTAAAATAAGCGAGCTCACTACCATTTTCAACCGCCTGTTGATTAACAAAGGCCGTGAATCGAACCTGCCCGAGGTTATTACTTCTTTTATTGATCAGTACAAACAGCAGAAAGGCATTCATACCGTTAAGCTCACTACTGCAGCTCCTGTTACCGAAGAGATGAAAAAACTGATCATCGGCCAGGTGCAAAAGCAAACGAATATGACGAACATCGACCTGAAAGCCTCAGTAAATGAAGAGCTCATTGGCGGTTTCGTACTGGAAATTGGCGATCAGCTGATTGATGCCAGCGTTGCGTACGATCTGAACAAGATCAAATCGCAATTCATGAACAATGACTTTATTTATAAGATTAGATAG
- the atpA gene encoding F0F1 ATP synthase subunit alpha, which translates to MVEIKPDEISAILRQQLSNFNAAADLEEVGTVLQVGDGIARVYGLNNVRAGELVEFENGVRAIALNLEEDNVGVVLMGESGDIKEGAKVRRTGKIASINVGDGMLGRVVNTLGEAIDGKGPIAGDKYEMPLERKAPGVIYREPVKEPLQTGLKAIDAMIPIGRGQRELIIGDRQTGKTAIAIDTIINQKEFYAAGKPVYCIYVAIGQKASTIAGVMKTLEDNGAMAYTTIVAASAADPAPLQFYAPFAGAAIGEFFRDTGRPALIIYDDLSKQAVAYREVSLLLRRPPGREAYPGDVFYLHSRLLERAAKVISDDGVAKNMNDLPESIKHLVKGGGSLTALPIIETQAGDVSAYIPTNVISITDGQIFLESNLFNAGIRPAINVGISVSRVGGNAQIKSMKKVAGTLKLDQALYREMEAFSKFGGDLDPATKLVIDKGARNVEILKQAQYSPFAVEKQVAIIYLGTQGLLREVPVKKMKEFEEHFLMEMENKMADILGEFKKGNLPDDGIKKMVNLANTLIPQYKA; encoded by the coding sequence ATGGTAGAGATAAAACCCGATGAGATATCTGCGATATTGCGTCAGCAATTGAGCAACTTTAACGCAGCTGCCGACCTGGAAGAAGTGGGTACTGTTTTACAGGTGGGTGATGGTATTGCCCGCGTATACGGTTTGAACAATGTACGTGCCGGTGAACTGGTTGAGTTTGAGAATGGCGTACGTGCAATTGCATTGAACCTGGAAGAAGACAACGTGGGTGTGGTATTGATGGGAGAAAGCGGCGATATTAAAGAAGGCGCTAAAGTACGCCGTACCGGTAAGATCGCGTCTATTAACGTAGGCGACGGCATGCTGGGCCGGGTGGTAAACACATTGGGCGAAGCAATTGATGGTAAAGGCCCCATCGCCGGCGACAAATACGAAATGCCCCTGGAGCGTAAAGCCCCTGGTGTAATTTATCGTGAACCGGTAAAAGAGCCGCTGCAAACAGGTTTGAAAGCGATTGACGCGATGATTCCCATCGGCCGCGGACAACGTGAGCTGATCATCGGTGACCGCCAAACCGGTAAAACAGCGATCGCTATCGATACCATCATTAATCAGAAAGAATTTTACGCTGCCGGTAAACCGGTATATTGTATATACGTTGCCATCGGTCAAAAAGCATCTACCATCGCTGGTGTGATGAAGACCCTGGAAGACAACGGCGCTATGGCTTATACAACCATCGTTGCGGCTTCAGCTGCTGATCCTGCTCCGTTGCAGTTCTATGCGCCTTTCGCCGGTGCTGCTATCGGTGAGTTCTTCCGCGATACCGGACGTCCTGCCCTGATCATTTATGATGATCTGTCTAAACAGGCGGTAGCTTACCGTGAGGTATCTCTGTTGCTTCGTCGTCCGCCAGGCCGTGAAGCTTATCCTGGTGACGTATTCTACCTGCACAGCCGTTTACTGGAGCGTGCTGCGAAAGTTATCAGTGATGACGGCGTGGCAAAGAACATGAACGATTTGCCCGAATCAATAAAGCACCTGGTAAAAGGTGGTGGTTCATTAACTGCCTTACCAATCATTGAAACACAAGCGGGTGACGTATCTGCTTACATTCCTACCAACGTGATCTCTATCACCGATGGTCAGATCTTCCTGGAGTCGAACCTGTTCAACGCGGGTATTCGTCCTGCCATCAACGTAGGTATCTCTGTAAGCCGTGTGGGTGGTAACGCGCAGATCAAATCAATGAAAAAGGTGGCTGGTACCTTAAAGCTCGACCAGGCGCTGTACCGTGAAATGGAGGCCTTCTCTAAATTCGGTGGCGACCTCGATCCTGCTACTAAACTGGTAATTGATAAAGGCGCCCGTAACGTGGAGATCCTGAAACAAGCCCAGTATTCACCATTCGCAGTAGAAAAACAGGTAGCTATCATTTACCTGGGTACACAAGGTTTGCTGCGTGAAGTACCTGTGAAGAAAATGAAAGAGTTTGAAGAACACTTCCTGATGGAAATGGAAAACAAAATGGCTGATATATTAGGCGAGTTCAAAAAAGGTAACTTACCTGATGATGGTATTAAGAAAATGGTTAATCTGGCTAACACCCTGATTCCTCAGTACAAGGCATAA
- a CDS encoding T9SS type A sorting domain-containing protein — protein sequence MSKFYLKLTKKDYWLITLMAVTVLLSLPVALQAQGLEFRNGKRISGNDGDDGAIYKFAGVAKDVDGYIKINGRSHSGVKLTNIDLDNTGWDKAFQPQIEYKNKSANGGEKDWWMEFEISFLSAKNNTPVAISSMDLTAIDIDGDDKHINEWVSLYSLDSYTTERRTSLSVSDLLENILSVLTLTGKKFSGPVTQYDNIDTTATKVMATAKYTNKSKFKIRAGGHSTDNDIATERQYSFWFKSFNYAAPVQSSLPVLLNSFTAKKNGSRVVLNWSTDMEKDFSHFVVQKSGDGKDYTDASVLFTDGNSSIHREYSFKDDLKNTGSGLVFYRLKMVDLDGNYKLSDVRIIKLTEDNAAQSITVYPNPVVSDLRITLAGSWQDKAVHIQVLNANGTSVVQFDRPGAGQTESINVNNLKPGLYVVSVSNGTELALQRFIKAK from the coding sequence ATGAGCAAATTTTACCTCAAACTCACAAAGAAAGATTATTGGCTAATCACCCTGATGGCTGTAACAGTGTTGCTATCGCTGCCGGTAGCTTTACAGGCGCAGGGCCTTGAATTCAGGAATGGAAAGCGGATCTCGGGCAATGACGGCGACGATGGCGCAATATATAAGTTTGCCGGTGTTGCAAAAGATGTTGATGGCTATATTAAGATCAATGGGCGCTCGCATTCAGGCGTTAAACTAACCAATATCGACCTGGATAACACCGGTTGGGACAAGGCTTTTCAACCCCAGATCGAATACAAAAACAAATCGGCTAACGGCGGTGAAAAAGACTGGTGGATGGAATTCGAGATCTCCTTTCTTTCTGCAAAAAATAATACCCCGGTTGCCATTTCAAGTATGGACCTTACCGCCATCGATATAGACGGCGATGATAAACACATTAACGAATGGGTATCGTTGTACAGCCTGGATTCCTATACTACCGAACGCCGTACTTCGCTGTCGGTATCAGACCTGCTCGAAAATATCTTAAGTGTGTTAACGCTTACGGGTAAAAAATTTTCCGGGCCGGTTACCCAGTATGATAATATCGATACCACCGCCACCAAAGTAATGGCAACCGCCAAGTACACCAATAAAAGCAAGTTTAAGATCAGGGCAGGGGGGCACAGTACCGACAATGATATTGCAACCGAACGCCAGTATTCATTCTGGTTCAAATCATTTAATTATGCTGCACCGGTACAAAGCTCATTACCGGTACTGCTTAATTCGTTTACCGCAAAAAAGAACGGCAGCCGGGTGGTATTGAACTGGAGCACAGATATGGAGAAGGATTTCAGCCATTTTGTAGTGCAAAAAAGCGGGGATGGAAAAGACTATACCGATGCCAGTGTGCTGTTCACTGATGGCAACAGCAGCATTCACCGGGAATACTCCTTTAAGGACGACCTGAAAAATACAGGTTCCGGGCTTGTTTTTTACCGCCTTAAAATGGTTGACCTGGATGGTAATTATAAGTTGTCTGACGTGCGGATCATAAAGTTAACGGAGGATAATGCAGCCCAAAGCATAACTGTGTATCCCAACCCGGTGGTAAGCGACCTCAGGATAACCCTGGCCGGCAGCTGGCAGGATAAAGCGGTGCACATCCAGGTGCTGAACGCGAATGGAACCAGCGTGGTACAGTTCGACAGACCGGGGGCGGGCCAGACAGAAAGCATAAACGTCAATAATTTGAAGCCGGGGCTGTATGTGGTCAGCGTGTCGAACGGAACGGAATTGGCCCTGCAAAGGTTTATAAAAGCGAAATAA